One segment of Lepus europaeus isolate LE1 chromosome 16, mLepTim1.pri, whole genome shotgun sequence DNA contains the following:
- the NKX3-1 gene encoding homeobox protein Nkx-3.1 yields the protein MLRACEQLPGEAEAAGCSPRAAPPTQPKPLTSFLIQDILRDRAERRGGHTCSPQPPRQPDPRRDPEPEPAGERGRAGAPEEGLNAGPGATLGEAETLAETAPARHFETYVLDCEDTAGTLPSLPQTAKQPQKRSRAAFSHTQVIELERKFSHQKYLSAPERAHLAKNLKLTETQVKIWFQNRRYKTKRKQLTSDLGELEKHSPLPALKEEGFSQASLVSMYSSYPCYPYLYCLGSWSPAFW from the exons ATGCTCAGGGCTTGCGAGCAGCTGCCGGGGGAGGCAGAGGCGGCCGGCTGCAGCCCCCGGGCCGCACCGCCAACCCAGCCCAAACCGCTCACCTCCTTCCTCATCCAAGACATCCTGCGGGACCGCGCAGAGCGGCGCGGCGGCCACACCTGCAGCCCGCAGCCCCCGCGCCAGCCCGACCCTAGGCGGGACCCCGAGCCGGAGCCCGCTGGGGAGAGAGGCCGCGCCGGGGCGCCGGAGGAAGGACTGAACGCCGGGCCCGGAGCCACGCTGGGGGAGGCCGAGACGCTGGCGGAGACCGCGCCAG CCAGGCACTTCGAGACGTATGTGCTGGACTGCGAGGACACGGCAGGCACCTTACCGAGCCTTCCCCAAACTGCCAAGCAGCCGCAGAAACGCTCGCGAGCCGCCTTCTCCCACACTCAGGTCATTGAGTTGGAGAGGAAGTTCAGCCATCAGAAGTACCTGTCAGCCCCCGAGAGAGCGCACCTGGCCAAGAACCTCAAGCTCACAGAGACCCAAGTGAAAATTTGGTTCCAGAACAGACGCTATAAGACTAAGCGAAAGCAGCTCACCTCGGACCTGGGGGAGCTGGAGAAACATTCGCCCCTGCCAGCCCTGAAAGAGGAGGGCTTCTCCCAGGCCTCCCTGGTCTCCATGTACAGCAGCTACCCGTGCTATCCCTACCTTTACTGCCTGGGCAGCTGGAGCCCTGCTTTCTGGTAA